Below is a genomic region from Xylophilus sp. GW821-FHT01B05.
ATTTGTTCGACTCCAACACCTACAGCCTGGGCGGCAAGATCGGCCTGCGCATAGACGCCAACCAGCGCCTGCAGTTTGCCGCCAACCATCTGCGCGCCAGGCAGAACACCGACTACGCGAGCGACCCCGCCGTCTCCAGGACGCCGCTGGGCAGCACTGTGGCACGGGCCATCAAGGGCCTGGACCTGGCCGAGCAGAACCAGGTCGAGAACACCATGCTGAGCGTTAACTACGACCACAAGGATTTGTGGGGCAGCTCGCTGTCGGTGCTGGCCTATGCCCGCGACAACAGCACGCGCTTTGCGCCATCCGACTTGCGCAGCAATGCCAACCGGGGCGGCAACGTCGACCAGGTCATGCAGAACGACAAGGTCTTTGGTGGCCGCGTGACCATAGACACCCCGCTGGGGGCGGCGCGCGACAGCCGGCTGATGTGGGGCGCGGACTTCATCCAGGAGCGCAGCAACATGCCGATCGACGTGTTCGACCCGGCCATCTACGACGCCAGCGGCGGCCTGGTCTTTCGCACCGTCAAGCAGCAGATGTACCTGCCCTGGACCAAGACGCGCAGCCTGGGCGCTTTCGGCCAGTTGCAGCACAAGTTCAACGACCAGTGGTCGGCCGAGGCCGGCCTGCGCTACGAGCGGGCCAGTGCCTCGTTCGACGACTTCCAGCCGCTGTCCCAGTCCCGGCTGGCCAACCCGGCCACGGTCAAGGGCGGCGAGGTCAGCTACAGCGCCGTGATGCACAACGCCGGCCTGGCGTTCAAGCCTTTTGCGGGGCATGAGGTCTACACCTCGTTCAGCCAGGGCTTTGATCTGCCTGATGTGGGTCTGCAGCTTCGCAATGCGCAGGCGGGCTTCGACATCAACTCTTCGCAACTGGAGCCGGTCAAGACCGACAACTACGAGATCGGCTGGCGCGGGCGCTTTGCCAGCACCACGGGCTCGCTGGCGCTGTTCCGCTCAAGCTCCGACCTGGGGGCTGTGCAGTCCTTCAACAACGGCCTGGTGCTGACCCGCACCAGCGAGCGCATTCGCGGCGTGGAGGCCACGGTCGATCACTATGGCGATAGGGACATCTGGGCCACCGGCGGCACGCTGACCTGGATGCAGGGCCGCGAAACCCCGCAGGGCGCGACCGATTCCCGGCCCATGACCGGCTACCGCATTCCACCGCTCAAGCTCACCGGCTATGTCCAGTACCAACCCGATGCGCGCTGGAGCACGCGGGTGATGCTGACCTGGTTCGGCGCCAAGGACTACCGCCTGGCCGATGGCCGCACGCAATTTGCCCGGGCCGACGTGAAGAGCTACTACACCGTAGACCTGGTGACCCGCTACAAGCTGGACAACAAGAACACGGTGACCGTGGGCGTGCAGAACCTGTTCAACAAGTACTACCTGCCGCTCTACAGCCAGTTGCTGCGCAGCGGCAACAACAACAGCCGCCTGCCGGCCGCCGGCGCCGTGCTGACCGTCAGCTACACACACCGCTGGTAGGCAGCCCATGGGGCGCAAGCTCTGGGTGGCCCTGCACCGCTGCTGCGGCCTGGTGCTGATGGCCTTGCTGCTCGTGAACGCGCTCACGGGCAGCCTGATCGCGTTCGAGCACGAGCTTGACGCCTGGCTCAACCCCGGGCTGATGCGCACCGGCCATGCCCGGCCGCCCTTGCCGGCAGACGAGTTGATTGCACGCGTGGAACAGTCGGACGCACGGCTGCGCGTGGGCCAGTTTCCGCTCGACGGGCAGCCGGGAGAATCGCTTGAGCTGCGGATCGTCCCGCGCATCAACCCCGCCACCGGCAAGCCCCATGCGCTGGGCTTCGACCGCTTGTTCATAGACCCCGCCACAGGCGCCGTGCTGGGCCAGCGCCAATGGGGCGCCTTCAAGATCGACCGCCTGCACCTGATGGCTTTCCTGGACGTGCTGCACCGCAAGTTCCACCTGCCCGGCAAATGGGGCATGTGGCTGACGGGCGGCATGGCGCTGCTGTGGCTGTTGT
It encodes:
- a CDS encoding TonB-dependent receptor, producing the protein MHPGKSIRPQLSHVAAVAVLACAQLAAVAHAAGPAAALDLPAGPLGATLTRIGQQSGRAIVADPALISGRQAPAVKGMLSADDAVRQALAGTDLAVDTTPNGALSIRRKTAAEASPPPAPAEPAKLSEVTVMTQRIGGNLMQPTRQLTVIEDQELHDLRATSPNLAAMLTKSVPGLSDSSRNLTDFGQTLRGRNVLVLVDGIPLNTNRDSSRNLINIEPSRIERIEVLRGSNAIFGSGATGGIVSVTTRPVGGTPVAETTVSMDTALSHLSREGMGAQVQQYFSGRGEVVDYEVDASYRRIGGSYDGHGDRVAPDASQGDLFDSNTYSLGGKIGLRIDANQRLQFAANHLRARQNTDYASDPAVSRTPLGSTVARAIKGLDLAEQNQVENTMLSVNYDHKDLWGSSLSVLAYARDNSTRFAPSDLRSNANRGGNVDQVMQNDKVFGGRVTIDTPLGAARDSRLMWGADFIQERSNMPIDVFDPAIYDASGGLVFRTVKQQMYLPWTKTRSLGAFGQLQHKFNDQWSAEAGLRYERASASFDDFQPLSQSRLANPATVKGGEVSYSAVMHNAGLAFKPFAGHEVYTSFSQGFDLPDVGLQLRNAQAGFDINSSQLEPVKTDNYEIGWRGRFASTTGSLALFRSSSDLGAVQSFNNGLVLTRTSERIRGVEATVDHYGDRDIWATGGTLTWMQGRETPQGATDSRPMTGYRIPPLKLTGYVQYQPDARWSTRVMLTWFGAKDYRLADGRTQFARADVKSYYTVDLVTRYKLDNKNTVTVGVQNLFNKYYLPLYSQLLRSGNNNSRLPAAGAVLTVSYTHRW